In the Arachis stenosperma cultivar V10309 chromosome 8, arast.V10309.gnm1.PFL2, whole genome shotgun sequence genome, TGTTCGAGATATGATGTTCAACtttattttaaagaataaaaaatcaaaatcatcaGATAACAAAGTACTTAGtccatttaattttaattaactaacttagtaaatttaatttcatttacaaaattatatattatgttttaCGCCTAATTACAAAACGATACACATAATTGACTtgttacaaattaaaaaataaaaatcctaaatcTTAAAGCCTCAGTTCTAAAGTTTAAACCCTCGATCCTACAAAGTATACATAATTCAATCATTAAAAACCTTACATAATAAACACTAAAATCATAAATTCTAAACTATACAgaatgaaaagataaaattttaaaattttaagggaCGAGTTAAATGTTATCTCATagttataaataatttagaccTTATACTATTTGAATAGATGACACTTAGAATTCGTTTTAATAACtatacaatatttttattttatttttttaaattcaaatcattGTCAAATAGtgaaaaaaaggaagaattttaaaattaaaaaatactcactaatttaaaatagtaaaagaaaaaggaaaaaaattcaaatcatTTAATCTACAAGAAAGAGAGAGTGAAACGACTGcgataaaaaaagagaaacgTAAAAAATGAAAGGCTAGAATTAAAATTATGATGGATAAAcgaagtaaaatattttttgttttagtaaATTTAAAGTGCAGCCTATAATTTCTATTGTTTGCACCATTATTGTCTGCCTAAAAAAACTCTTCCAAAAAATAACTGAACTTTTCATAAGGATtatataaattctaattaaaaagaatattatatttGTGTGTAAATTGCGttcaaacattttttttttgtcaacatATTCATCACAATATGGAttaataactttttttaaatactacctttttctttctaaatccAAAATCTAGCTGTGTTGAAATTCAATACCAAAGCCATTCAATTATAACTTTATTAAGTTTTTCTCATATGACCAAACTAGTTTTCATCTAACAAAATTGGAGATCGTTTATAACCTAAAGTCCTCATTTGGAACCAATAAATACCTTATCCAACAAAAATTTCTCAGCCCATTAGCTTAATTGTTATTAGCAACAACTTATACACTAACATTAACGATCACAGCAAATCAACTTATACAGTTATACTCCACCTACTGTTGCAGTAAAAGTTGTCTGCGCGTGAACCTCACTCAACAACACGCCTCACACTCCCTACTGCCATCTAATTTTAGTACGTGCTGAAAAACTTCACTTTCAACACTGTAGTATTGACCTTAAACTTTTGCCTTTTTGTTTTGgaataaattccaaaatttaCGCTGGTCCACTGGTACACCCCCGGAGCATTACTTCCCCGCTTCGGCTGAGGCGTTCGTGCACGGGTCGGGTGGTCTGGGTCTATCCGAATTTGACCCATTCAACAACATAAACCATCTTTGATTTTGACCGGATCGGACTGTCAGTCACGTCCGGAATATATACCAATGATGAGATCCTCATCCTCTTATAAcgattctctcaattttttggtaaagtccaaaaagaaaaaatcagaCTCAACTCTCAAGTACCAAATGAATTCATTTAAGGGGTGAAAGAATCAAATTATGTTCCAATTTTAATATAGAATCATATCCAATGGGCTTTATTTTTTGGGTCTTTTGGGCTAACAGTGTACTTCATTATAAGAATTTTTGCGATGATATCCAATCGACAATTTTGGAGACTATTTATGGATTACATGTCAAaattaattgtaattttttatatttcactGAAATGATTGTcttttttaatctaataataCATGATTAGTCAAACACTTTGTCTATAATGCACACACATTAAATCCATACCAAGaccaaatttaattaaatatccAGTCTGTATTGTCAACTACTGACTcacataaatttaattttattatcattattatcatcattttttttttgcttattGCCATATACTCATATTGTATCAGACGGAAAAATATCTTGCACGAGCTTTGAAAAAGTATTGACAAAGATTacgtttaatttaatttctaatatAATATTTGACATTGTCCCGCTTAGTTTCCTATCTAAATGAGTAACCATTATTACATATGAATAATTGAATATTATTTGAAATAAGCATGGTCGGTAGTGACCAAACATTCCGGTGCAAGTGATTTTCCGAAGGGTGATGAATCTGAGTGGCATAAACTGAATTAAAGTGTGGTTCAATGCTCATCATCATACTATACCTTAAGATTGTATAATCCATAGTTCAATCAAAACATAGACAAGGAAATGAACAAGACATGAAATTAGTTCCTGCCACTGGCACTCAACTCTGCAGGAAAAAATGCTCTGCTTTTTCTAGCTAGCTACAAGATTtacaatatataaatatatataacatgtGATGAATGGATATTAAACAACGGAGAAAATCAAGAGAGAGAAGCAATGAAGCAGCTTCATGTTTGAATTAGCAGGTGATGGTTTGATGGTTCATCTGAGCATGGAAGTAAGAGACTCAAAAACATGTTGTTGACAAGGAATGGTGAGACCCATTTGATGATCAAATCCAAACTCTTCTTCTGCCTGATGAAGGAGGATCTGAAACTGTGGTGTGCTGAGGAAGGAGATGGGAAGAATGTACCTGCTTCTCTTCTCTCCAACTCCACCAACATAAACAACAAAGTGACCCTTTGGAACGTCTTCACCTTGCTGCTGTTGTTTCCTTCCTAAACTGGAGCATCTCTTCACCATTTGCTTGATCATTGTTGTTTGAGAAGCAAGCCTGCCACTTGATTTTCTCATAGCCATTGTGGATTGATGTCAAGTTTGTTGTGAACTGTGAAAAATCAAAGGGAACGTGGTGCCTATTTATGATGCTCAGTTTAGTAACTTAGTATTAGAGAATAGAGATAGAAAATGGTAATGTGGGGACAAAAGACAAGGGCCCTAGGGCCCTTTTTGGGGGCCATGCGTTGTTGTTGAAGGACATTAAGGCCCTCACTTTTTGGGTTTCTTCTCCATTGCCGCCTTTTCATGGTACATGGTTTGGCCCGTTTTaagttttacttttttttttttaacaaaaacatTTATTTACAATTAGccaatgaaaattttaaatataatttgtttTAACCCAACAAGAAAAAATTAAGAgtaaagtactaaattggtcttgagtataattttattttggtctttaaggtgtaaaatgtcatatttgaatctaaaaaagttttatttagcTTCAATGTAATTCCACCGtgaggtcaaagttaaataattaacagaTTGTCCTACATGATAGCAGTATAAGAACAAGATCAATAATATGAAAAACAAATACAAGCTCCAGAGCCATAAAATCAACCGTGGATGcatgaatatatttatttatcatttttcttacaatttaaatgaaatattttttatagaactAAGGATAATGGTAAATAAATACATTGATGCATCCATGAGTATTTTGTACCGCTagagcttgtacttgttctccaaATTATCGACTTTATTCTTGTGCTGCTATCATGTAGGATATtccattaattatttaactttgacctcaCGGTGGGACTACATTGAAgctaaatgaaattttttttatttcaaatatgACACTTTAAACTTTAAAGACCAAAACAGAATTACGACCAAACGTAGAGACCAATTTAGTATTATATTTTTGTGTTATAATATAGGAAACATTTCAAGTGCACCGGGGAGTACCGGTGCaccagttgttttaaccgttgatctgaattaatat is a window encoding:
- the LOC130946895 gene encoding protein SMALL AUXIN UP-REGULATED RNA 51-like, which produces MAMRKSSGRLASQTTMIKQMVKRCSSLGRKQQQQGEDVPKGHFVVYVGGVGEKRSRYILPISFLSTPQFQILLHQAEEEFGFDHQMGLTIPCQQHVFESLTSMLR